Proteins encoded together in one Streptomyces sp. NBC_01216 window:
- a CDS encoding CoA-binding protein produces the protein MSVESTGTETDTVRRILTGTGDTWAVVGLSSNRSRAAYGVAAVLQRHGKRIVPVHPKAETVHGEQGYASLADVPFPVDVVDVFVNSEHAGRIADEAVAVGAQAVWFQLGVVDEEAYVRTRDAGLDMVMDRCPAIEIPLLG, from the coding sequence ATGAGCGTCGAGTCCACGGGCACCGAGACGGACACCGTGCGGAGGATCCTGACCGGCACGGGTGACACCTGGGCCGTGGTCGGGCTGTCGTCGAACCGTTCCCGCGCGGCGTACGGCGTCGCCGCCGTCCTCCAGCGCCACGGCAAGCGGATCGTCCCCGTCCACCCGAAGGCGGAGACGGTGCACGGCGAGCAGGGCTACGCCTCGCTCGCCGACGTCCCCTTCCCGGTCGACGTGGTCGACGTCTTCGTGAACAGCGAGCACGCCGGCCGGATCGCGGACGAGGCGGTGGCCGTCGGCGCCCAGGCGGTGTGGTTCCAACTCGGCGTCGTCGACGAGGAGGCGTACGTCCGCACGCGGGACGCCGGTCTCGACATGGTCATGGACCGCTGCCCCGCGATCGAGATCCCGCTGCTGGGCTGA
- a CDS encoding GNAT family N-acetyltransferase, producing MTDVVIRALSASDAHLFDALPDPLGAREVHRRTQFRPDWKRVALRDGEVVARGAWWGGPNDSEPVNINWFDMAEGEEEAGAELLRSAPWQVELEINLPGGRREETDLRAAAEARFAAAQAAGYELLVERFLYRWTPERGLPERPGRLRFSAEPDDTVFFDALRRIHSVTLDAHALRAIEEGGLDQAAQEELDFFHWCPSPREWWQVAHTPEGDLAGIHIPAHNPSGPTIGFIGVVPEQRGRGYAYDLLAECTHLLVERGADFVSGATDQGNFPMAANFAKAGFPVVSERIDFHPASQTAQQPSEQ from the coding sequence ATGACCGATGTGGTCATCCGCGCGCTCTCCGCGAGCGACGCTCATCTCTTCGACGCACTCCCCGACCCGCTGGGCGCCCGTGAGGTCCATCGACGTACCCAGTTCCGGCCCGACTGGAAGCGCGTCGCCCTGCGCGACGGCGAGGTCGTCGCACGCGGCGCGTGGTGGGGCGGACCCAACGACTCGGAGCCCGTGAACATCAACTGGTTCGACATGGCCGAGGGTGAGGAGGAGGCCGGGGCCGAACTCCTGCGCTCCGCTCCCTGGCAGGTCGAACTCGAGATCAACCTGCCCGGCGGCCGGCGGGAGGAGACCGACCTGCGCGCCGCCGCCGAGGCGCGCTTCGCCGCCGCACAAGCCGCAGGGTACGAACTCCTGGTGGAACGCTTCCTGTACCGCTGGACCCCGGAGCGAGGTCTGCCCGAGCGGCCCGGACGCCTCCGCTTCAGCGCCGAACCCGACGACACCGTGTTCTTCGACGCGTTGCGCCGCATCCACTCCGTCACCCTGGACGCCCACGCGCTCAGGGCCATCGAGGAGGGCGGCCTCGACCAGGCAGCCCAGGAGGAACTCGACTTCTTCCACTGGTGCCCCTCGCCACGGGAATGGTGGCAGGTCGCGCACACGCCGGAGGGGGACCTGGCTGGCATCCACATCCCAGCCCACAACCCCTCCGGCCCGACCATCGGCTTCATCGGAGTCGTCCCGGAACAGCGCGGTCGCGGCTACGCCTACGACCTCCTCGCGGAGTGCACCCACCTCCTCGTCGAGAGGGGCGCGGACTTCGTCAGCGGAGCGACGGACCAGGGCAACTTCCCTATGGCCGCGAACTTCGCCAAGGCCGGCTTCCCCGTCGTCAGTGAACGCATCGACTTCCACCCGGCGAGCCAAACGGCCCAGCAGCCCAGCGAGCAGTAG
- a CDS encoding YigZ family protein — protein sequence MQEQYRTLAREGSHETEINRSRFICALAPAASEQEAQDFVARVRKEHPAATHNCFAYVIGADAAVQKAGDDGEPGGTAGAPMLQMLMRREVRYVAAVVTRYYGGVKLGAGGLIRAYGGVVGETLDSLGTLTRRRFRLAAVTVDHQRAGRLENDLRATGRTVREVHYAEAVTIQIGLPEADVDGFRAWLADVTAGTATLELGGEAYGDARP from the coding sequence ATGCAGGAGCAGTACCGCACCCTCGCCCGCGAGGGCAGCCACGAGACCGAGATCAACCGCTCGCGCTTCATCTGCGCGCTGGCACCCGCCGCGAGCGAGCAGGAGGCGCAGGACTTCGTCGCCCGCGTCCGCAAGGAGCACCCGGCCGCCACGCACAACTGCTTCGCCTACGTGATCGGAGCCGACGCCGCCGTCCAGAAGGCGGGCGACGACGGCGAGCCCGGTGGCACAGCCGGCGCCCCGATGCTCCAGATGCTGATGCGGCGCGAGGTGCGGTACGTGGCCGCCGTCGTCACCCGCTACTACGGCGGCGTGAAGCTCGGCGCGGGCGGCCTGATCAGGGCCTACGGCGGAGTGGTCGGCGAGACGCTGGACAGCCTCGGCACCCTCACCCGGCGGCGCTTCCGGCTCGCCGCCGTCACCGTCGACCACCAGCGCGCGGGCAGGCTCGAGAACGACCTGCGGGCGACGGGCCGGACCGTGCGGGAGGTCCACTACGCCGAGGCCGTCACGATCCAGATCGGCCTGCCGGAGGCCGACGTGGACGGCTTCCGCGCCTGGCTCGCCGATGTGACGGCCGGCACGGCCACCCTCGAACTCGGCGGCGAGGCGTACGGCGACGCCCGGCCGTGA
- a CDS encoding trans-sulfuration enzyme family protein: MDNDASTTPRALATEAVHAGREDLASLGLHAPPLDLSTTYPSHDIRDEAARIDAFATTGARLDGPPVYARLDNPTTARFEDALARLEGTESAVAFASGMAALTAVLLVRASMGLRHVVAVRPLYGCSDHLLNAGLLGTEVTWTDPAGIADAIRPDTGLVMVETPANPTLAEVDIRALAHACGSVPLLVDNTFATPVLQRPAEQGARIVLHSATKYLGGHGDVMGGVVACDEEFARTLRQVRFATGGVLHPFAGYLLLRGLSTLPVRVRAASATAAELVRRLTGDPRVARVHYPKVGGAMVSFEPYGDPHDVIAAVRLITPAVSLGSVDTLIQHPASISHRIVAEGDRHSAGVGDRLLRMSVGLEDVEDLWRDLTQALSAPPAGTSRDAAASVTEPWTAAR, translated from the coding sequence ATGGACAACGACGCCTCGACCACCCCCAGGGCTCTGGCCACCGAAGCCGTGCACGCCGGCCGCGAAGACCTCGCGTCCCTCGGTCTGCACGCCCCGCCGCTCGACCTGTCCACCACGTACCCGTCGCACGACATCCGGGACGAGGCCGCGCGGATCGACGCGTTCGCCACCACCGGCGCCCGGCTCGACGGCCCGCCCGTCTACGCGCGCCTCGACAACCCCACCACCGCACGCTTCGAGGACGCGCTCGCCCGGCTGGAGGGCACCGAATCGGCGGTGGCCTTCGCCAGCGGCATGGCCGCGCTCACCGCCGTCCTGCTGGTCCGGGCGAGCATGGGACTGCGGCACGTCGTCGCCGTCCGGCCCCTGTACGGCTGCAGCGATCATCTGCTGAACGCGGGCCTGCTCGGCACCGAGGTGACCTGGACCGACCCGGCGGGCATAGCGGACGCGATCCGCCCCGACACCGGCCTGGTCATGGTGGAGACGCCCGCCAACCCGACGCTCGCCGAGGTCGACATCCGCGCGCTGGCCCACGCCTGCGGATCGGTCCCGCTCCTGGTGGACAACACCTTCGCCACACCGGTCCTCCAGCGGCCGGCCGAGCAGGGCGCGCGGATCGTGCTGCACAGCGCGACCAAGTACCTCGGCGGCCATGGCGACGTCATGGGCGGCGTCGTGGCCTGCGACGAGGAGTTCGCCCGCACGCTGCGCCAGGTGCGCTTCGCCACGGGCGGCGTGCTTCACCCCTTCGCCGGCTATCTCCTGCTGCGGGGGCTTTCGACGCTGCCGGTACGGGTCCGGGCCGCGTCGGCGACGGCCGCCGAGCTCGTCCGCCGGCTCACGGGCGACCCGCGCGTCGCCCGGGTGCACTACCCGAAGGTGGGCGGTGCGATGGTCTCCTTCGAGCCCTACGGAGACCCGCACGACGTGATCGCCGCCGTGCGGCTGATCACTCCGGCGGTCAGCCTCGGCAGTGTCGACACCCTGATCCAGCACCCGGCGTCGATCAGCCACCGGATCGTCGCCGAGGGAGACCGGCACTCGGCGGGCGTCGGCGACCGCCTGCTGCGCATGTCGGTCGGCCTGGAGGACGTGGAGGACCTGTGGCGCGACCTGACCCAGGCCCTCAGTGCTCCGCCCGCTGGTACGAGCCGGGACGCCGCGGCTTCGGTGACGGAGCCGTGGACAGCCGCGCGGTGA
- a CDS encoding exonuclease SbcCD subunit D: MRILHTSDWHLGRSFHRVGLLDAQAAFLDHLVATARDREADAVLVAGDVYDRAVPPLAAVELFDTALHRLAAAGVPTVMISGNHDSARRLGVGAGLIERAGIHLRTDPAAVGTPVLLADTHGEIALYGLPYLEPALVREQFGARRTAHEAVLGAAMDRVRADLAARPAGTRSVVLAHAFVAGGEPSDSERDITVGGVAAVPAGIFDGVDYVALGHLHGSQTVTPRVRYSGSPLAYSFSEADHRKTMWLIELGPDGAIEAEERIDCPVPRPLARVRGRLDDLLADPELVRHEQSWIEATLTDPDRPSEPMARLADRFPHILSLVFEPERAEYGSGASYARRLRDRTDQQIAEDFVAHVRGGAGPDGDERTVLLGAFDDVRVDTAGQEAGR, encoded by the coding sequence TTGAGAATTCTGCACACGTCGGACTGGCACCTGGGACGGTCGTTCCACCGGGTCGGCCTGCTCGACGCCCAGGCGGCCTTCCTCGATCACCTGGTGGCGACGGCACGCGACCGCGAGGCCGACGCCGTCCTCGTGGCCGGGGACGTCTACGACCGCGCCGTGCCTCCCCTGGCCGCCGTGGAACTGTTCGACACCGCCCTGCACCGGCTCGCCGCGGCCGGGGTGCCGACCGTGATGATCTCCGGCAACCACGACTCGGCCCGCCGCCTCGGCGTCGGCGCCGGACTGATCGAGCGAGCCGGTATCCACCTCCGTACCGACCCGGCCGCCGTCGGCACGCCGGTACTCCTCGCCGACACCCACGGAGAGATCGCCCTCTACGGCCTTCCCTACCTCGAACCCGCCCTCGTACGCGAACAGTTCGGCGCCCGTCGGACAGCGCACGAGGCCGTTCTCGGGGCCGCCATGGACCGGGTCCGCGCCGACCTCGCCGCACGGCCCGCGGGGACCCGCTCGGTGGTCCTCGCGCACGCCTTCGTCGCGGGCGGCGAGCCCAGCGACAGCGAGCGGGACATCACCGTCGGCGGAGTCGCGGCCGTCCCGGCCGGGATCTTCGACGGCGTCGACTACGTCGCCCTCGGACACCTGCACGGCAGCCAGACCGTCACCCCGAGGGTGCGCTACTCCGGCTCCCCACTCGCCTACTCCTTCTCCGAAGCCGACCACCGCAAGACGATGTGGCTGATCGAACTCGGCCCCGACGGCGCGATCGAAGCGGAAGAACGGATCGACTGCCCGGTGCCCCGCCCCCTGGCCCGCGTCAGAGGACGGCTCGACGACCTGCTGGCGGACCCCGAGCTGGTACGGCACGAACAGTCCTGGATCGAGGCCACCCTCACCGACCCCGACCGGCCCTCCGAGCCGATGGCCCGTCTCGCCGACCGCTTCCCGCACATCCTCAGCCTGGTCTTCGAGCCCGAGCGTGCCGAGTACGGTTCCGGCGCCTCCTACGCCCGGCGGCTGCGCGACCGTACCGACCAGCAGATCGCGGAGGACTTCGTGGCCCATGTGCGCGGCGGCGCGGGACCGGACGGCGACGAGCGCACGGTGCTGCTCGGAGCCTTCGACGACGTCCGGGTGGACACGGCCGGGCAGGAGGCGGGCCGATGA
- a CDS encoding SMC family ATPase, with product MRLHRLSVTAFGPFGTTQEIDFDALSSAGLFLLHGPTGAGKTSVLDAVCYALYGTVPGARQTPGATLRSDHAPAGTATEVTLDLTVGDRRLEITRLPAQPRPKRRGGGFTTEKAQSRLRAHDAGTGTWKALSKSHQEIGEEITQLLGMSREQFCQVVLLPQGDFARFLRADAEARGKLLGRLFDTRRFAAVEERLAELRRTAEQRVREGDERLLALAHRMAQAAGGTAVDGRPGEPGLAQAVQTLAAVARSEARERLDIAGAAVTSAESRQAAARRAHDEERDLAARQAQAAEARRRQTELEARRPGRDRRQAALDLSRKADLVAPALGLRADAEREHAAADAARRRSRGGLPPELAEAGAEELAERENRLREERGGLESARRAERREAEIARERAVLDRLAREDEDILQDAAGWLAGWEALRAGLRERVESAQDAAARAEHLAGRLAPARDRLAAARRRDELAGQVAAAEVRLTVAREERNDAHETWLDLKARRLRGIAAELAAALTPGDPCRVCGSADHPAPARTGADHVDRATEESAYAVFTAAEEARTAAERTLAATTEAWSAARAEVLTGLRADGAAPASNGGAAGPGPAARTSGGSGEPTVGTLAREVEELGRRHAEAHAHAAGTHAAREALARAEREHEERLTHRREAERSVAARTSQREALDREQAALDAELARFRGESSGVAEHAALLERRITLLAEAAETVRAVEHTARRLKEADARLADAAYRAGFDTPELASEALLETAERRDLQHWVDTWQAEHAAVADRLAEPATRAAALRPPADPASAEAAHSAAERALRDATSALAAARDRCAELSRLSRQADTEVRRLGPLRATYERVARLAGLTAGTSAENERRMRLESYVLAARLEQVAAAATARLRHMSSGRYTLVHSDARSGGRRAGLGLHVVDAWTGKERDTATLSGGETFFVSLALALGLADVVTEEAGGVRLDTLFIDEGFGSLDEQTLDEVLDVLDSLRERDRSVGIVSHVADLRRRIPAQLEVVKERTGSVVRQKGVGA from the coding sequence ATGAGACTGCACCGCCTCTCCGTCACGGCCTTCGGCCCCTTCGGCACCACCCAGGAGATCGACTTCGACGCTCTGTCGTCCGCCGGCCTCTTCCTCCTCCACGGACCGACCGGCGCGGGCAAGACCTCCGTCCTCGACGCCGTCTGCTACGCCCTGTACGGAACCGTTCCCGGCGCCCGACAGACCCCCGGCGCCACCCTGCGCAGCGACCACGCCCCGGCCGGCACCGCCACCGAGGTCACGCTCGATCTGACCGTGGGGGACCGCCGCCTGGAGATCACCCGACTCCCGGCCCAGCCGCGGCCCAAGAGGCGGGGCGGTGGCTTCACCACCGAGAAGGCCCAGAGCCGACTGCGCGCCCATGACGCGGGAACCGGCACCTGGAAGGCGCTCAGCAAGTCCCACCAGGAGATCGGTGAGGAGATCACCCAGCTCCTCGGTATGAGCCGCGAGCAGTTCTGCCAGGTCGTGCTCCTGCCGCAGGGCGACTTCGCCCGCTTCCTGCGAGCCGACGCCGAGGCCCGCGGCAAGCTCCTGGGCAGGCTCTTCGACACCCGGCGGTTCGCCGCGGTCGAGGAGCGGCTCGCCGAACTGCGGCGCACCGCCGAGCAGCGGGTACGGGAAGGCGACGAGCGGCTCCTCGCGCTCGCGCACCGGATGGCGCAGGCCGCGGGCGGCACGGCCGTCGACGGGCGGCCCGGCGAACCCGGCCTCGCCCAGGCCGTACAGACCCTGGCCGCTGTGGCGCGCTCCGAGGCCCGGGAGAGGCTCGACATCGCCGGCGCGGCGGTCACGTCCGCCGAGAGCCGGCAGGCCGCCGCCCGGCGCGCCCACGACGAGGAACGGGATCTGGCGGCCCGGCAGGCCCAGGCCGCCGAGGCCCGTCGCCGACAGACGGAACTGGAGGCGCGCAGGCCCGGACGCGACCGCCGGCAGGCAGCCCTCGACCTTTCCCGCAAGGCCGACCTGGTGGCGCCCGCGCTCGGCCTGCGCGCGGACGCGGAACGCGAGCACGCGGCGGCGGACGCCGCCCGTCGGCGTTCCCGCGGCGGGCTGCCGCCCGAGCTGGCCGAAGCGGGTGCGGAGGAACTGGCCGAGCGGGAGAACCGGCTGCGGGAGGAACGCGGCGGCCTGGAGTCCGCGCGGCGGGCGGAGCGGCGCGAGGCCGAGATCGCCCGGGAGCGTGCCGTACTGGACCGGCTGGCCCGCGAGGACGAGGACATCCTCCAGGACGCCGCCGGCTGGCTCGCCGGCTGGGAGGCGCTCCGGGCGGGACTCAGGGAGCGTGTCGAGTCCGCGCAGGACGCCGCCGCCCGGGCCGAGCACCTCGCGGGACGCCTGGCACCGGCGCGGGACCGCCTCGCCGCCGCCCGGCGCCGGGACGAACTGGCCGGGCAGGTGGCCGCGGCCGAGGTCCGGCTCACCGTGGCCCGCGAGGAACGCAACGACGCCCACGAGACCTGGCTCGACCTCAAGGCGCGCCGTCTGCGGGGCATCGCCGCCGAACTCGCCGCCGCCCTGACACCCGGCGATCCCTGCCGGGTGTGCGGTTCCGCCGACCACCCGGCGCCCGCCCGCACCGGCGCCGACCACGTCGACCGCGCCACCGAGGAGTCGGCCTACGCCGTCTTCACGGCCGCCGAGGAGGCCCGCACCGCCGCCGAACGCACCCTCGCGGCGACCACGGAGGCATGGTCCGCCGCCCGCGCCGAGGTCCTCACCGGACTCCGGGCCGACGGCGCGGCACCCGCCTCCAACGGCGGCGCCGCCGGCCCGGGGCCGGCCGCCCGGACCTCGGGCGGCAGCGGCGAACCCACGGTCGGCACGCTCGCCCGCGAGGTGGAGGAGCTCGGACGGCGGCACGCCGAGGCACACGCGCACGCGGCCGGGACCCACGCCGCCCGCGAGGCACTGGCGCGCGCCGAGCGTGAGCACGAGGAACGCCTCACGCACCGGCGGGAGGCCGAGCGGAGCGTCGCCGCGCGTACGTCCCAGCGGGAGGCGCTGGACCGGGAGCAGGCCGCGCTCGACGCCGAACTGGCCCGCTTCCGGGGCGAGTCGAGTGGCGTCGCGGAGCACGCCGCCCTCCTGGAGCGGCGCATCACGCTGCTCGCGGAGGCCGCCGAGACCGTCCGCGCCGTCGAGCACACCGCCCGGCGCCTCAAGGAAGCCGACGCCCGGCTCGCCGACGCCGCCTACCGCGCCGGGTTCGACACCCCGGAGCTGGCCTCCGAAGCCCTGCTGGAGACCGCGGAGCGCCGCGACCTCCAGCACTGGGTGGACACCTGGCAGGCGGAACACGCCGCCGTGGCCGACCGGCTCGCCGAGCCCGCGACACGGGCCGCCGCGCTGCGACCGCCGGCCGACCCCGCGTCCGCCGAGGCAGCGCACTCCGCGGCCGAGCGGGCGCTGCGCGACGCTACCTCGGCCCTCGCCGCCGCCCGGGACCGGTGCGCGGAACTGTCCCGCCTCTCGCGCCAGGCCGACACCGAGGTACGCCGCCTCGGACCGCTGCGCGCCACGTACGAGCGGGTGGCCCGGCTCGCCGGTCTCACCGCGGGCACCTCGGCCGAGAACGAGCGAAGGATGCGCCTGGAGTCGTACGTCCTGGCGGCCCGGCTGGAGCAGGTCGCCGCCGCCGCCACCGCCCGCCTCCGGCACATGTCGTCCGGCCGCTACACCCTCGTCCACTCCGACGCCCGGTCCGGCGGACGACGGGCCGGCCTCGGACTGCACGTCGTCGACGCCTGGACGGGCAAGGAGCGCGACACGGCGACGCTCTCCGGCGGGGAGACCTTCTTCGTGTCCCTGGCGCTGGCACTCGGCCTGGCCGACGTCGTCACCGAGGAGGCGGGCGGCGTCCGGCTCGACACCCTCTTCATCGACGAGGGCTTCGGCAGCCTGGACGAGCAGACCCTCGACGAGGTCCTCGATGTCCTCGACTCGCTGCGCGAACGGGACCGCAGCGTCGGCATCGTCAGCCACGTCGCTGACCTGCGACGACGTATCCCCGCGCAGCTCGAAGTGGTCAAGGAGCGGACGGGGTCGGTCGTGCGGCAGAAGGGGGTCGGTGCCTGA
- a CDS encoding Lrp/AsnC family transcriptional regulator — protein MTGYSPDATDWRIIEALQDQGRASFAELARTVSMSASAVTDRVRRLEESGVIAGYTAVVEPERLGLPVLAFIRLRYPNGNYKPFHDLLDATPEVLEAHHVTGDDCFVLKVATRSMKHLEEVSGRFLTLGPVTTNVVYSSPLPRRPISR, from the coding sequence ATGACCGGATACTCACCGGACGCCACCGACTGGCGCATCATCGAGGCTCTTCAGGACCAGGGCCGGGCCAGCTTCGCCGAACTGGCCCGGACCGTGTCCATGTCCGCGTCCGCCGTGACCGACCGGGTACGCAGGCTGGAGGAGAGCGGCGTCATCGCCGGGTACACCGCCGTGGTCGAACCGGAGCGGCTCGGCCTGCCGGTCCTGGCCTTCATCCGGCTGCGCTATCCGAACGGCAACTACAAACCGTTCCACGACCTGCTGGACGCGACCCCGGAAGTGCTGGAGGCACACCATGTGACCGGCGACGACTGTTTCGTACTGAAGGTCGCCACACGGTCCATGAAGCATCTGGAGGAGGTCTCCGGGAGGTTCCTCACCCTCGGTCCGGTGACCACGAACGTCGTCTACTCGTCGCCGCTGCCCCGGCGTCCGATCAGCCGCTGA
- a CDS encoding helix-turn-helix domain-containing protein, with translation MSDLDQLTQSLARNLKRWRKERGLTLDALATRAGVSRGMIIQIEQARTNPSVGTTVKLADALGVSITTLLDYEQGPQVRLVPSGQAVRMWSTSTGSHTTLLVGTEARGPLELWSWTLMPGDGSASDPHPDGTTELLHVTAGVLTLVVDGEEHTLPAGTSAVFEAGVPHAYRNDGPEEPVEMTMAVSIPPVR, from the coding sequence GTGTCTGACCTCGATCAGCTCACGCAGTCGCTCGCACGCAACCTGAAGCGGTGGCGCAAGGAACGCGGACTCACGCTGGACGCTCTGGCGACCCGGGCCGGCGTCAGCCGCGGCATGATCATCCAGATCGAGCAGGCCCGTACGAACCCCAGCGTCGGCACCACCGTGAAGCTCGCCGACGCCCTCGGCGTGTCCATCACCACTCTCCTGGACTACGAGCAGGGCCCCCAGGTCCGTCTCGTCCCGTCCGGACAGGCCGTCCGGATGTGGTCCACCTCGACGGGCAGCCACACCACGCTCCTGGTCGGCACCGAGGCGCGCGGCCCTCTGGAACTCTGGTCGTGGACGCTGATGCCCGGCGACGGCAGCGCGTCCGACCCGCACCCCGACGGCACGACGGAACTCCTGCATGTCACGGCGGGTGTCCTCACCCTCGTCGTCGACGGCGAGGAGCACACCCTGCCGGCCGGTACCTCCGCCGTCTTCGAGGCCGGCGTGCCGCACGCCTACCGCAACGACGGTCCGGAGGAACCGGTCGAGATGACGATGGCGGTGTCCATCCCGCCCGTGCGCTGA
- a CDS encoding DUF885 domain-containing protein: protein MPETSRSPLPRQVADTYVDALIALDPITGTYLGVAESAGLLPDFSPAGQEAVAELARRTLLLLDEAERQPGADSDAERRCGRLLRERLTAELAVHDADEGLCAVSNMRSPAHSVRMVFTVMATETAQDWEAVARRLRAVPTALAGYRASLALGLERKLLGGPRPTATFVGQLTEWAGGDGEERGWFESFADGGPDSLSPELRTELAAAARGATEAVTALRDWMRDVYAPAVEDAPDTVGRERYQRWSRYFNGTDLDLDQAYAYGWSEYHRLLAEMRTEAERILPGAGPWEALAHLDAHGTHIEGVEEVRLWLQGLMDEAIEALDGTHFELAERVRRVESRIAPPGGAAAPYYTGPSEDFSRPGRTWLPVDGETRFPVYDLVSTWYHEGVPGHHLQIAQWVHVADQLSRYQATIGGVSANAEGWALYAERLMDELGFLPDAERRLGYLDAQMMRACRVIVDIGMHLGLEIPAESPFHPGERWTPELAQEFFSRHSSRPPAFVESELTRYLSMPGQAIGYKLGERAWLLGRANAQAAHGDAFDAKAWHMAALSQGPLGLDDLVDEISRL from the coding sequence ATGCCAGAGACTTCCCGCAGCCCGCTGCCTCGCCAGGTCGCCGACACCTACGTCGACGCACTCATCGCCCTCGACCCGATCACCGGTACCTACCTGGGAGTCGCGGAGAGCGCCGGCCTCCTTCCCGACTTCTCGCCGGCCGGACAGGAGGCGGTGGCGGAACTCGCCCGCCGCACCCTGCTCCTGCTCGACGAGGCGGAGCGGCAGCCGGGCGCGGACAGCGACGCGGAGCGCCGCTGCGGCCGTCTGCTGCGGGAACGCCTCACCGCCGAACTGGCGGTCCACGACGCCGACGAGGGTCTCTGCGCCGTGAGCAACATGCGCTCCCCCGCACACAGCGTGCGCATGGTGTTCACGGTGATGGCGACCGAGACGGCGCAGGACTGGGAGGCCGTCGCGCGGCGGCTGCGGGCGGTGCCCACGGCTCTGGCGGGCTACCGCGCCTCGCTGGCACTGGGACTGGAACGCAAGCTGCTGGGCGGCCCCCGGCCGACGGCCACCTTCGTCGGCCAGCTGACCGAATGGGCGGGCGGGGACGGCGAGGAACGCGGCTGGTTCGAGTCCTTCGCCGACGGCGGACCCGACTCCCTCTCCCCCGAACTGCGAACAGAACTGGCCGCGGCGGCACGGGGCGCGACCGAGGCGGTCACGGCGCTGCGCGACTGGATGCGGGACGTCTACGCCCCCGCCGTCGAGGACGCCCCCGACACGGTGGGCCGCGAGCGGTACCAGCGCTGGTCGCGCTACTTCAACGGCACGGACCTCGACCTCGACCAGGCGTACGCCTACGGCTGGTCGGAGTACCACCGTCTGCTCGCCGAGATGCGGACCGAGGCGGAGCGCATCCTCCCGGGGGCCGGCCCCTGGGAGGCCCTGGCCCATCTCGACGCCCACGGCACCCACATCGAGGGGGTCGAGGAGGTCCGGCTCTGGCTGCAGGGCCTCATGGACGAGGCGATCGAGGCGCTGGACGGCACCCACTTCGAGCTCGCCGAGCGGGTCCGCCGGGTGGAGTCCCGGATCGCCCCGCCGGGCGGCGCGGCCGCCCCGTACTACACCGGCCCGTCCGAGGACTTCTCACGCCCGGGCCGCACCTGGCTGCCCGTCGACGGGGAGACCCGTTTCCCCGTGTACGACCTGGTGTCGACCTGGTACCACGAGGGCGTTCCTGGACACCACCTCCAGATCGCCCAGTGGGTGCACGTCGCCGACCAGCTCTCCCGCTACCAGGCGACGATCGGCGGGGTCAGCGCCAACGCGGAGGGCTGGGCCCTCTACGCGGAGCGGCTGATGGACGAGCTGGGCTTCCTCCCGGACGCCGAACGCCGTCTGGGCTACCTGGACGCGCAGATGATGCGGGCCTGCCGGGTGATCGTCGACATCGGCATGCACCTGGGGCTGGAGATCCCCGCGGAGTCGCCCTTCCACCCCGGCGAGCGGTGGACTCCGGAACTGGCTCAGGAGTTCTTCTCCCGGCACAGCAGCCGTCCGCCGGCCTTCGTCGAGAGCGAGCTGACCCGCTACCTCTCGATGCCGGGGCAGGCGATCGGCTACAAGCTGGGGGAGCGCGCGTGGCTGCTGGGCCGGGCCAACGCCCAGGCGGCCCACGGCGACGCGTTCGACGCCAAGGCCTGGCACATGGCCGCGCTGTCGCAGGGCCCGCTGGGGCTGGACGACCTGGTGGACGAGATCTCGCGCCTCTGA
- a CDS encoding Lrp/AsnC family transcriptional regulator, translated as MADSVVLDPIDLHILRLLQNDARSTYRELAAEVGVAPSTCLDRVARLRRTGVILGHQLRLDPAKLGRGLEALLLVQVRPHRRELIGPFVDRIRALPESRALFHLTGPDDYLVHVAVADPADLQRLVLDEFTSQREVARVETRLIFQQWECGPLLPPVPGAHLSAD; from the coding sequence ATGGCCGATTCTGTCGTACTGGACCCGATCGATCTGCATATTCTGCGCCTCCTGCAGAACGACGCCCGGAGCACCTACCGCGAGCTCGCCGCCGAGGTCGGCGTGGCGCCCTCCACCTGCCTGGACCGGGTGGCCCGTTTGCGCCGTACGGGAGTGATCCTCGGGCACCAGCTACGACTGGATCCGGCCAAACTCGGCCGGGGTCTCGAAGCACTGCTCCTCGTCCAGGTCAGGCCCCACCGGCGCGAACTGATCGGTCCGTTCGTGGACCGGATTCGCGCGCTGCCGGAGTCCCGGGCGTTGTTCCATCTGACCGGCCCCGACGACTACCTGGTGCACGTCGCCGTCGCCGACCCCGCCGACCTGCAACGACTCGTCCTCGACGAGTTCACGTCACAGCGCGAGGTGGCCCGCGTCGAGACCCGGCTGATCTTCCAGCAGTGGGAGTGCGGGCCGCTGCTGCCGCCCGTCCCGGGCGCTCACTTGTCGGCCGACTGA